From one Pseudomonas sp. B21-048 genomic stretch:
- a CDS encoding protein-glutamate O-methyltransferase CheR, with amino-acid sequence MSSDQRFFDFLKERIGLDVGSVGPAIIERAVRQRCTAARALTADEYWHTLLGSRDEQQALIEAVIVPETWFFRYPESFATLAKLATKRLAAINNMRALRILSLPCSTGEEPYSIAMALLDAGLAPHQFKVDGMDVSPLSVEKARLALYGKNSFRGQDIDFRERHFTAENDHYRLSGRVLEQVRLQVGNLLDPALLASEPPYDFVFCRNLLIYFDQPTQQQVFEVLKRLTHVDGVLFIGPAEGSLLGRFGMRSIGIPQSFAFSRQSASDPVATFVPTPTPLPVQHPVRSVIPPPVRSRPFATVVPMPQVAASPSKTTPSDAATLLANITALANEGKSAEARAACESFLRSHEPVAQVFYWLGLLSDVAGSALEAQGFYRKALYLEPQHPDALMHLAALLQSQGDTAGARRLQARAARSERAADSERKR; translated from the coding sequence ATGAGCAGCGATCAAAGGTTTTTCGATTTCCTCAAAGAGCGTATCGGCCTTGATGTGGGCTCGGTCGGCCCGGCGATCATCGAACGCGCTGTGCGCCAGCGCTGCACGGCGGCGCGTGCGCTGACGGCCGATGAGTACTGGCACACCTTGCTGGGCTCGCGCGACGAACAACAAGCGCTGATCGAAGCGGTAATCGTCCCCGAGACCTGGTTTTTCCGTTACCCGGAATCCTTCGCCACGCTGGCGAAACTGGCGACCAAGCGGCTGGCGGCGATCAATAACATGCGCGCCCTGCGGATTCTCAGTCTGCCGTGTTCCACCGGGGAAGAACCGTACTCCATCGCCATGGCATTGCTCGATGCCGGGCTGGCGCCGCACCAGTTCAAGGTCGACGGCATGGATGTCAGCCCGCTGTCGGTGGAAAAAGCCAGGCTCGCGCTGTATGGCAAAAATTCGTTTCGTGGTCAGGACATCGACTTCCGCGAGCGGCATTTTACGGCTGAAAACGACCACTATCGTCTTAGCGGGCGCGTGCTTGAGCAGGTGCGTTTGCAGGTCGGCAATTTGCTCGATCCGGCCTTGCTGGCCAGTGAGCCACCTTATGACTTCGTGTTCTGCCGCAATTTGCTGATCTATTTCGATCAGCCGACCCAGCAGCAAGTGTTCGAAGTACTCAAGCGCCTGACCCACGTCGACGGCGTGCTGTTTATCGGCCCGGCGGAGGGGAGTCTGTTGGGGCGTTTCGGCATGCGCTCGATTGGTATCCCGCAGTCGTTTGCCTTCAGTCGTCAAAGTGCGTCGGACCCGGTGGCAACCTTCGTGCCGACGCCGACGCCGCTTCCGGTGCAACATCCGGTGCGCAGCGTGATACCGCCGCCAGTGCGCAGTCGGCCTTTCGCGACGGTCGTGCCGATGCCTCAGGTCGCCGCCAGCCCTTCGAAAACCACACCTTCGGACGCCGCCACGCTGCTGGCGAACATCACCGCGCTGGCCAATGAAGGTAAAAGCGCCGAGGCCCGCGCCGCGTGCGAAAGTTTTTTGCGCAGTCACGAGCCGGTGGCGCAGGTGTTCTATTGGTTGGGGCTGCTCAGCGATGTCGCCGGCAGCGCCCTCGAGGCCCAGGGTTTTTATCGCAAGGCGTTGTACCTCGAACCGCAACATCCCGACGCGTTGATGCATCTGGCCGCCTTGCTGCAGTCCCAGGGCGACACGGCCGGTGCCAGACGATTGCAGGCCCGCGCCGCCCGCAGCGAGCGCGCCGCTGACAGTGAGCGTAAACGATGA